From the genome of Miscanthus floridulus cultivar M001 unplaced genomic scaffold, ASM1932011v1 fs_266_1_2, whole genome shotgun sequence, one region includes:
- the LOC136531029 gene encoding protein FLUORESCENT IN BLUE LIGHT, chloroplastic-like, which yields MQATVGHRGANVGSPSLSRFRCGFHLPGRARLFSEGAAAAPLRVGSLPQPRTHGSGGFAHLEAMDAEAPRLPHALRRMLIDHEKMSCPNLLKAAVLSTMTLLAVPLEASAETCQPPNSFANMPIFIAVALIGAAVGGLLARQRKAELKQLNNQLRQINAALRRQAQIESFAPGLTYAPVGRTNETDVIVDPRKQQLVTNLRNGKNYMRNQDLDKAIVEFRTALELAESIGDRFEEKKAARGLGASLQRLGKYREAMRQYTKVLELSKETGEDSGCTEAYGAIADCYTELGDLERAAKIYDKYISRLQPGE from the exons ATGCAGGCGACAGTCGGCCACCGCGGCGCCAACGTTGGCTCCCCGTCACTCTCGCGCTTTCGTTGTGGCTTCCATCTCCCCGGCCGGGCCCGCCTCTTCTCTG aaggcgcggcggcggcgccactgCGCGTCGGCTCCCTGCCCCAGCCACGGACCCATGGCAGCGGCGGTTTTGCGCACCTCGAAGCCATGGATGCGGAGGCGCCGCGGCTGCCGCACGCTCTCCGGAGAATGCTTATCGATCATGAG AAAATGTCATGTCCCAACCTTCTGAAAGCTGCTGTACTTTCAACCATGACATTACTTGCTGTACCTCTTGAGGCGTCAGCGGAGACTTGCCAACCACCTAATTCTTTCGCCAATATGCCAATTTTCATTGCTGTAGCTCTAATAGGAGCAGCTGTTGGTG GATTGTTAGCACGCCAAAGAAAGGCGGAATTGAAGCAGCTCAATAATCAACTTCGCCAGATCAATGCAGCACTTAGAAGGCAGGCACAGATTGAATCATTTGCGCCTGGCCTTACTTATGCGCCAGTTGGGAGAACAAATGAAACTGATGTTATTGTTGACCCAAGGAAGCAGCAGTTGGTCACAAATCTGAGAAATGGGAAGAATTACATGAGGAATCAAGATCTTGATAAGGCTATAGTGGAGTTCAGAACAGCTCTGGAGCTTGCAGAGAGCATAGGAGATCGTTTTGAAGAAAAGAAAGCTGCACGAGGACTAG GTGCATCACTGCAAAGGCTCGGAAAGTACCGAGAAGCAATGAGGCAGTACACCAAGGTTCTGGAGCTGTCTAAGGAGACGGGTGAAGATTCTGGCTGCACCGAGGCCTACGGTGCCATAGCTGACTGCTACACCGAGCTGGGCGATCTGGAGCGAGCGGCGAAGATATATGACAAGTACATATCGAGGCTGCAGCCCGGCGAATAG
- the LOC136531027 gene encoding uncharacterized protein isoform X2, protein MVEVDWSSIFKSFYEMVRIKVTCKDALKIPSERLYEMNKEIFRVSFVVEHEGGEELQGEKEDGGDGDDKGNGNDEEADDLNDDDDDGVEKALPEEFQIGQTSGMKTPISKQNKNTGYKTVVDAVIPGVMNQEKQLIALMGNLESKVSAAEANKDQATTSGCKTAGECSGVKDSSGCSELTPDPKTDKFVTEVIAKELTPIIVDTGKDAASMEAQKVVGSWETPEVEQRIDSDCYIVGNKFHSLINDESHHSKWEEFRNLAREGVSDECSRLLKKMELEDSDEEYDLLDDGMDEGTQEDANLSLADLGLIQDKGETISNIQDEAKKNQKRKPRWGPIERIPRPRRGQDDGRTVLQKAQDLKADRNLEKGFQETKKESFNESFLNYINKDFVWHFLPANGTAGGILVGADERKFEVIA, encoded by the exons ATGGTCGAAGTTGATTGGTCTTCTATCTTCAAGTCATTCTATGAAATGGTTAGGATCAAGGTTACTTGCAAGGATGCCCTCAAGATTCCTTCAGAAAGGCTATATGAGATGAACAAGGAGATTTTTCGGGTCTCTTTTGTGGTTGAGCATGAGGGGGGTGAGGAGCTGCAGGGAGAAAAGGAGGATGGTGGCGATGGTGATGATAAAGGTAACGGCAATGATGAGGAGGCTGATGatttaaatgatgatgatgatgatggggtTGAAAAAGCACTGCCTGAGGAATTTCAAATTGGACAAACCTCTGGCATGAAGACTCCAATCTCTAAACAAAACAAGAATACTGGATACAAGACAGTTGTTGATGCTGTTATCCCGGGTGTTATGAATCAGGAAAAGCAACTGATTGCTCTCATGGGGAACCTGGAAAGTAAAGTATCTGCTGCTGAAGCAAATAAGGATCAGGCTACAACTTCTGGTTGTAAGACTGCCGGGGAATGTTCTGGAGTGAAAGATAGTTCTGGATGCTCGGAGTTGACTCCAGATCCAAAGACGGATAAGTTCGTAACAGAGGTAATTGCAAAGGAGTTAACTCCTATAATTGTTGACACAGGGAAAGATGCTGCTAGTATGGAGGCTCAGAAGGTTGTTGGCAGCTGGGAAACACCAGAAGTGGAGCAGAGGATTGACTCCGACTGTTATATAGTGGGAAATAAGTTTCATAGTCTTATCAATGATGAGTCTCACCACTCCAAATGGGAGGAATTCAGGAACCTGGCAAGAGAAGGCGTTTCTGATGAATGCTCTAGGCTGCTTAAGAAAATGGAATTGGAGGACTCTGATGAAGAATATGATTTGCTGGATGATGGTATGGATGAAGGGACACAGGAAGATGCTAATCTCTCTCTGGCTGACTTGGGACTGATACAGGACAAGGGTGAGACTATATCTAATATTCaagatgaagctaagaaaaatcaGAAAAGAAAACCAAGATGGGGGCCTATAGAGAGAATTCCAAGACCAAGGAGAGGCCAAGATGATGGCCGCACTGTTCTGCAAAAAGCTCAAGATCTGAAAGCAGATAGGAACTTGGAAAAAG GATTTCAGGAAACTAAAAAAGAATCTTTCAATGAATCTTTTTTGAATTATATTAATAAAGATTTTGTGTGGCATTTTCTCCCTGCCAATGGTACTGCTGGTGGTATCTTGGTGGGTGCAGATGAGAGGAAATTTGAAGTGATAGCTTGA
- the LOC136531026 gene encoding uncharacterized protein, producing the protein MLEKIGLPPKPSMRGATWVVDASHCQGCSVQFSLFTRKHHCQRCGGLFCSSCTQQRMVLRGQGDSPVRICDPCKKLEEAARHELRYGHKNRATRATTKSASKPEDEILSEILGGGERIQSLDSELPGRTTSSASTSRRTSSNFSADANGDESLSAEAHNYELNNTASILTPEELCQQAVEEKKRYKTLKSEGKPEEALRAFKHGKELERQAAALELELRRSRRMATKAPNVSSAVGTSTTAGSDEAETKRSSTGKRIKKEKNDLASELRDLGWSDADLRDETKAAPMSLEGELSQLLREVPPKLLEGKRTGGVDKSQVNALKRQALLLKREGRLAEAKEELKKAKILEKQLEEQEILGEAEDSDDDLAAIIRNMDDDKNDDIFIDDPKFPAFNFEQILGASNDLATDGHFDVTDDDMNDPDMAAALKSFGWSEEDDKQLENHEPVSSSNQEVLKEQVLALKREAVANRRSGNVAEAMSLLKKAKLLEKDLETEETGSKVPSPDGQKTTHAEDATFAGMNARPISAPKSKLAIQRELLALKKKALALRREGKVDESEEELKKGSILEKQLEELDNSSKLPVAKETRSLPSNPPYKVEPPNISLADEVYEPEVTDNDMQDPALLSVLKNMGWEDAGSDSVETIDKPSISSHVVPHKSSKTKGQLQKELLGIKRKALALRREGKTTEAEEELEKAKVLEQQLAEIEESNNWSASQSVATAGHQITENKYDVQHVPGVDATVHPSSVRNAMKGDEILPVHASESGTSVVTVCGSSSKPQIETTNSKQGDVGEESRAFTDPLGSEKGPHSPSVVHDHNEHQKTQGGDTLKDEILLHKRKAVAFKREGKMAEAREELKLAKLLEKRLEGAQQDSMDGVGESITPAVEQNSVVQQPASSCNHADDETSAPPAQVSKSTQPQKAMSSRDRLKIQRESLAHKRNALKLRREGKTAEADAEFELAKELESQLESDNQSSSSGGKSSESNDMIVENLLDPQIMSALRSIGWSDMDLSMQSSSAQPLKPMQSSSQLPQKVEAKSSVAGTSKPRSERNQLEEQIKAEKLKALNLKREGKQAEALEALRSAKRLEKKLNSA; encoded by the coding sequence CTACCACAAAATCTGCTTCGAAACCAGAGGATGAAATTCTAAGTGAAATTCTTGGAGGTGGAGAGCGTATCCAATCTCTGGATTCTGAGCTTCCTGGGAGAACCACAAGCAGTGCCAGTACCTCCAGAAGAACTTCTTCTAATTTCAGTGCAGACGCAAATGGAGATGAAAGCCTTTCTGCTGAAGCACACAATTATGAACTCAACAATACTGCATCTATTTTGACCCCAGAGGAATTGTGCCAACAAGCTGTAGAAGAGAAGAAAAGGTACAAAACTTTAAAGTCAGAAGGTAAACCAGAGGAAGCACTGCGGGCTTTCAAGCATGGTAAAGAACTTGAGAGGCAAGCTGCAGCGCTGGAATTAGAATTGAGGAGGAGTAGGAGAATGGCTACAAAAGCGCCTAACGTCTCTTCTGCTGTTGGTACTTCGACAACTGCTGGTTCTGATGAGGCTGAAACAAAAAGGTCTTCAACTGGGAAAAGGATtaagaaagaaaaaaatgatcTTGCCTCTGAGCTCAGAGATCTAGGCTGGTCAGATGCAGACCTTCGTGATGAAACAAAGGCTGCCCCTATGAGTCTGGAAGGAGAGTTGTCACAGCTTCTTAGAGAGGTGCCCCCCAAACTATTGGAGGGCAAGAGAACAGGTGGTGTTGATAAATCTCAGGTTAATGCTCTGAAGAGGCAAGCTTTACTGCTAAAGCGTGAAGGTAGGCTTGCTGAAGCAAAGGAAGAGCTCAAGAAGGCTAAAATTTTGGAAAAACAACTCGAGGAACAGGAGATTCTGGGTGAAGCAGAAGACTCAGATGATGATCTAGCTGCTATTATTCGGAACATGGATGACGATAAGAATGATGACATATTTATCGATGATCCAAAATTCCCTGCTTTCAACTTTGAACAAATTCTGGGTGCCTCTAATGATCTTGCCACTGATGGCCACTTTGATGTTACAGATGATGACATGAATGACCCAGATATGGCTGCTGCCCTAAAATCATTTGGCTGGAGTGAGGAGGATGACAAACAATTGGAAAATCATGAACCTGTTTCTTCTTCAAATCAAGAGGTACTAAAGGAGCAAGTACTTGCTCTAAAAAGAGAGGCTGTTGCAAACAGAAGGTCTGGTAATGTTGCAGAAGCCATGTCATTGCTTAAAAAGGCAAAGCTACTTGAGAAGGATCTCGAAACTGAAGAGACAGGCTCAAAGGTCCCTTCTCCAGATGGACagaaaactacacatgcagaaGATGCCACTTTTGCAGGGATGAATGCGCGACCTATATCAGCGCCAAAAAGTAAGCTTGCAATTCAGAGAGAACTGTTGGCTCTGAAGAAGAAGGCACTAGCTTTGAGGAGGGAAGGGAAGGTGGATGAGTCTgaggaagagctgaaaaaaggTAGCATTCTTGAAAAGCAGCTTGAGGAGCTTGATAATTCCTCCAAACTACCTGTAGCAAAGGAAACCAGGAGCTTGCCATCTAATCCCCCGTACAAGGTTGAACCCCCAAATATCAGTCTTGCTGATGAGGTATATGAACCTGAGGTTACAGACAATGATATGCAGGATCCAGCATTGCTATCGGTGCTAAAAAATATGGGATGGGAAGATGCTGGTTCAGATTCTGTGGAAACAATTGACAAACCATCAATTTCTTCACATGTAGTTCCTCATAAATCATCAAAAACTAAGGGCCAGCTTCAGAAGGAACTGCTTGGTATAAAAAGGAAGGCTCTTGCACTCAGACGGGAAGGGAAAACCACTGAAGCTGAGGAGGAACTGGAGAAGGCTAAGGTCTTGGAGCAGCAACTTGCAGAGATCGAAGAATCAAATAACTGGAGTGCTAGTCAAAGTGTTGCTACTGCTGGCCATCAGATCACAGAAAATAAGTATGATGTTCAGCATGTCCCTGGTGTTGATGCAACTGTACACCCATCTTCAGTAAGAAACGCAATGAAGGGGGACGAAATATTGCCAGTGCATGCATCTGAATCTGGTACGTCAGTGGTTACTGTATGTGGTTCTTCAAGCAAACCGCAGATTGAGACAACCAATTCTAAACAAGGTGATGTGGGAGAAGAAAGTAGAGCTTTTACTGATCCCTTGGGATCTGAAAAAGGGCCACATTCACCTTCTGTAGTACATGATCATAATGAGCATCAGAAAACACAAGGAGGTGATACTCTTAAAGATGAGATATTACTTCATAAGAGAAAAGCAGTTGCCTTTAAGAGAGAAGGGAAGATGGCAGAAGCTAGAGAAGAATTGAAACTGGCGAAACTCTTAGAAAAGCGTCTTGAAGGTGCTCAACAAGACAGCATGGATGGTGTGGGTGAGTCCATTACTCCTGCTGTAGAACAGAACAGTGTGGTCCAACAACCTGCTAGCTCCTGCAATCACGCTGACGATGAAACTTCTGCCCCTCCTGCACAAGTGAGCAAGTCGACGCAACCTCAGAAAGCAATGTCCAGCCGTGACCGTCTCAAAATCCAACGTGAATCCCTCGCTCACAAGCGAAACGCCCTCAAGTTACGGAGAGAAGGAAAGACTGCAGAAGCAGATGCAGAATTCGAACTGGCCAAGGAGCTAGAGAGCCAACTTGAGTCAGACAACCAAAGTTCAAGCTCTGGGGGCAAGTCAAGTGAATCAAACGACATGATCGTCGAGAATCTTCTTGATCCTCAAATCATGTCTGCCCTAAGATCCATTGGTTGGAGCGACATGGATTTATCCATGCAATCTTCTAGTGCACAACCTCTGAAACCCATGCAATCAAGTTCTCAACTTCCGCAAAAAGTGGAAGCGAAGTCATCTGTCGCAGGGACCAGCAAACCTCGGAGCGAGAGAAATCAACTTGAAGAACAGATCAAGGCGGAGAAACTGAAAGCGCTCAACTTGAAGCGGGAAGGGAAACAAGCAGAGGCCCTGGAGGCCCTTCGTTCGGCAAAGCGTCTGGAGAAAAAATTGAACTCAGCTTAG